From a region of the Cucumis sativus cultivar 9930 chromosome 6, Cucumber_9930_V3, whole genome shotgun sequence genome:
- the LOC101206953 gene encoding dof zinc finger protein DOF1.2, producing the protein MFSPPMSDHQQLPPPPPPFPSHLQRKWKPHLEAAPNCPRCASTNTKFCYYNNYSLSQPRYFCKSCRRYWTKGGSLRNVPVGGGCRKSRRAKSSKSSAISRPSKPDLSSQTTDSSSSASDIDLAAVFARFLNSEPQTLTSSPESVDPLEISEIFLEGLSDMLLDDENQREEEKQGIPGSYENVSFGLETELGIDEEVWASPEMQEQVQELDSFSCNYYANDLRVSDQFCQVGDNWSSFDFAAVNNVEYF; encoded by the coding sequence ATGTTCTCTCCACCAATGTCCGACCACCAACAACTCCCTCCTCCTCCCCCGCCATTCCCCTCCCATCTACAACGCAAATGGAAACCCCATCTCGAAGCAGCCCCAAATTGCCCCCGCTGCGCCTCCACAAACACTAAATTCTGCTATTACAACAACTACAGCCTCTCCCAACCCAGATACTTCTGTAAATCCTGTCGCCGCTACTGGACCAAAGGCGGCTCCCTCCGCAACGTCCCCGTCGGTGGTGGCTGCCGCAAGAGCCGCCGTGCCAAGTCCTCAAAATCCTCCGCCATCTCCCGTCCTTCAAAACCCGACCTTTCTTCCCAAACCACCGACTCCTCCTCCTCTGCCTCCGATATCGATCTCGCCGCTGTGTTCGCCCGATTTTTGAACAGTGAGCCTCAGACGTTGACTAGCTCGCCGGAATCGGTTGACCCATTGGAGATTTCCGAGATCTTCTTGGAAGGTCTCTCAGATATGCTATTGGACGATGAAAatcaaagggaagaagaaaaacagggGATCCCGGGAAGTTACGAGAATGTTTCATTTGGGTTAGAAACAGAGTTGGGGATTGATGAAGAAGTATGGGCGTCACCAGAAATGCAAGAACAAGTTCAAGAATTGGACTCATTTTCTTGCAATTACTATGCGAATGACTTGCGGGTTTCTGATCAGTTCTGTCAAGTGGGAGATAACTGGAGCTCATTCGACTTTGCAGCCGTAAATAATGTcgaatatttttaa